Below is a genomic region from Plasmodium relictum strain SGS1 genome assembly, chromosome: 13.
CATAAatggaaaattaaaaataaaagtataatacattttttatatatacacaaagaaagaaatataagacattttttatatattaaaaaaagaagaatgtaactcattatatttttgaattatGGAGCAAACACATGATTTAgttaataaatgataaaaaaaaataattattttaaaaaaaaaaggggaAATACCCCAATGAGAAATTATAAAGATGTGGGACATagataaatgaaaaaaaaaaaatcaaatcgATAAATTGTgattatatattcatataaataaaaattttttttttttttttttcatatggtattaaaataaaaaaagtaaatatattaattatacattttttgtAATGTTTGAGTTAATTTAAATAGtgatttaataatatttttgtagACTCATTAAAATCATAAGATgtatttgattttttattgGTTCTAACATCATGAAAATAGCTACGAATTTCTTTGGCTAAGATTTTTCCCAATTCTACTCCCCACTGATCAAAACTGTTtatgtttaataaaaatCCTTCTGCTATAATTCTACTTTCATATAAAGATAAAAGCATTCCACatgtataaaaatttaattcgtcaaataataataaagttgAAGGTCTATTTCCTTTAAATACCTTATGGTTTAACAAATCAGCagataatttattttgatttttttcattttcttcttttactTGTTCTATTGTTTTTCCTATAGCTAAAGCATCAGCTTGTGCAAAAAAATTTGTCATTAATTCGTCATGATTActaattatttcattatcaAAGTGAATAGGAAATTGTGAATACTTAAATCCTATCAACTCAACAGGTACTACCTGTCCTTGATGAATTAATTGATAAAAACTATGTTGACCATTTGTACCTGGTTCTCCAAAATATACTTGGCATGTGTTATAATCAATAAAACGATTATTTCTATCTACGCTTTTTCCATTACTTTCCATTGCTAGTTGTTGAATATGAGTTGCAAATTTTAACAAATTCTGAAAATAAGGTAATACAGCTATACTTTTATAACCAAAAAATTGACTATTATAAAAACTTGTTAATGCTAATAACACAGGAATATTTTCTTTCAAATTAGTATTCAAAAAGTGCTCGTCTAAATCATGGCAACCATTTAAAAATTGtctcatatttttatatccaAATGCTATAGATAATGGCAAAATACCAACTGAACTGGTAACTGAAAATCTTCCTCCTACCCAATCCCAAAATTCAAAAACATTGTTTCGTGAAATTCCAAATTCATctgttaattttaaatttgtaCTTACAGCAGCCATATGTTTACTTAAACtttctttatcttttattttcaaacTCAACCAACTTCTAATTGATCTAGCATTTAACATAGTTTCAGCAGTAGTAAATGTTTTAGAAATAATTATGACTAAAGTTTCTGTTTGATCAAGATTATAGGTTGCTCTATTTATGTCGTTTGGATCTACATTAGCTAAAAATCTAACATTAAATACttcatcataatttttattaaaattattagttgaattattatttttatttactatgctattataataatgaaatctCAATGCCTCATATACAAATTCTGTACCTAAATATGATCCTCCTATACCTATGCatatgatatttttaaattttgtgTTTTTAcatgtttttatatttccaTTTCTTATATTATCAGAATattcttcaatttttttcaGTACATTATGCACATCTTCTAATATATTCTTATTAtcaattataattttatgagAATCTATTTTTTCCTCTGGTATCCTTAATGCTGTATGTAAAACACTTCTATTTTCTGTCACATTCATTTTTTCTCCTTTGAATGTACTTTGgattttctcttttaattttatttcttctgcatattcaattaatttattcagGGTTTTTTGGTTATATCTTTGACGAGATAAATCAATGTAAAAATTCttaaattttctaataaaaaactGAGATCTTTCCTTATCCTTCAAataatcttttaaatttttttttttctcatctTTGCTTAATTCTACTAGCTCCTTATAACTTTTCAAAGAAGTTATTTCCATTttcaataataaaagatttcataaagaaaaaaagataataaattaaaaaaaactataataTCATACAATTTTATTAAGTACTATTCAGATATACGGTTTGTTGATAACTTATcaagtttatatatatttatttaagcTTTGTTATAcctacttttttttctataagcatagtatatatttcaagattaaaaaacaaatattttttgtattgtttattttaaaaaaaattaattttatatatttatataaatatacatgtagattcttttaatttttatttgaacaTAAAATAGTgttttctaattttaataaCGTTTTTTGTGTTCTATAAAAaggaatatttaattaaaaacaaattcaatttttttttttttttaaatatttattcatgtgtatttattttattatttactacatttttttatttttattatatctatCAATTAAACACTATAATCATATATgcaattttttcattattatattttttagtttaaTATTcacaatttatttattttcattaaatatatagatgtaaaattttttttttttggaatatttaatttattcagcGCAGtgttttactttttataagaataaaatcagagaagcaaaaaaaaaaaaaaatttacaaatacCAAAAATTATACAGAAAAGaagttta
It encodes:
- the GPI gene encoding glucose-6-phosphate isomerase, putative — translated: MEITSLKSYKELVELSKDEKKKNLKDYLKDKERSQFFIRKFKNFYIDLSRQRYNQKTLNKLIEYAEEIKLKEKIQSTFKGEKMNVTENRSVLHTALRIPEEKIDSHKIIIDNKNILEDVHNVLKKIEEYSDNIRNGNIKTCKNTKFKNIICIGIGGSYLGTEFVYEALRFHYYNSIVNKNNNSTNNFNKNYDEVFNVRFLANVDPNDINRATYNLDQTETLVIIISKTFTTAETMLNARSIRSWLSLKIKDKESLSKHMAAVSTNLKLTDEFGISRNNVFEFWDWVGGRFSVTSSVGILPLSIAFGYKNMRQFLNGCHDLDEHFLNTNLKENIPVLLALTSFYNSQFFGYKSIAVLPYFQNLLKFATHIQQLAMESNGKSVDRNNRFIDYNTCQVYFGEPGTNGQHSFYQLIHQGQVVPVELIGFKYSQFPIHFDNEIISNHDELMTNFFAQADALAIGKTIEQVKEENEKNQNKLSADLLNHKVFKGNRPSTLLLFDELNFYTCGMLLSLYESRIIAEGFLLNINSFDQWGVELGKILAKEIRSYFHDVRTNKKSNTSYDFNESTKILLNHYLN